Proteins encoded within one genomic window of Lysinibacillus louembei:
- a CDS encoding LacI family DNA-binding transcriptional regulator, protein MKVNIYDVAKAANVSIATVSKVINNTGRIGDKTRKKVNDVIKELDYKPNLMASALMGKKTCTIGFILPDLANPFFSELARYVEDMASSFNYNVVICSTDYITEKEEMYVSLLLQKNVDGFILASGFESFEAIEKIQAMNIPIVLVARNAPGKQLNLVSINDYDAGFRATSYLIERGHQQIAIIARNIWSNRERYRGYADAMRKNGLVPMDEYYYAKESTIQDGFKSLQQIMKVSSIKPTAFFACNDLMATGAIKACKKLNLNVPEDISIIGFDNSIFAQIVEPALTTVEQPQREIATEAVQLLMNAINGDNAHQTITLKTKIIERETVKNLIL, encoded by the coding sequence ATGAAAGTAAATATTTACGATGTCGCAAAGGCAGCAAATGTTTCCATCGCTACAGTATCAAAAGTCATTAATAATACTGGACGAATTGGTGATAAAACACGTAAAAAGGTTAATGATGTTATTAAAGAGCTAGACTATAAACCTAACTTGATGGCATCTGCCTTGATGGGCAAAAAAACATGTACAATTGGCTTTATTTTACCAGATTTAGCGAATCCATTCTTTTCTGAGCTAGCAAGATATGTTGAAGACATGGCTAGTAGCTTTAACTATAATGTTGTTATTTGCAGTACAGACTATATTACAGAGAAAGAGGAAATGTATGTATCTTTATTACTACAAAAAAATGTTGATGGTTTTATTTTAGCATCTGGCTTTGAAAGCTTTGAAGCGATAGAAAAAATACAGGCAATGAATATCCCTATTGTACTTGTTGCTAGAAATGCACCTGGTAAACAACTAAATCTTGTATCAATTAATGACTATGACGCCGGATTCCGTGCTACCTCTTACTTGATTGAACGAGGACACCAGCAAATAGCAATTATTGCACGTAATATTTGGAGTAACCGTGAACGCTATCGAGGCTATGCAGATGCAATGCGCAAAAATGGGCTTGTGCCTATGGATGAGTATTATTATGCAAAAGAATCAACAATTCAAGATGGCTTTAAAAGCCTACAGCAAATTATGAAGGTTTCCTCTATAAAGCCAACTGCATTTTTTGCATGCAATGATTTAATGGCAACAGGTGCTATTAAAGCTTGTAAAAAACTTAATCTAAATGTACCAGAGGATATTTCCATCATCGGCTTTGATAATAGTATTTTTGCACAAATTGTTGAGCCTGCTTTAACAACAGTTGAACAGCCACAGCGAGAAATTGCGACAGAGGCAGTTCAATTGCTTATGAATGCAATTAACGGCGATAACGCACATCAAACTATTACGTTGAAAACTAAAATTATTGAAAGGGAAACAGTAAAAAATCTAATTTTGTAG
- a CDS encoding diphosphate--fructose-6-phosphate 1-phosphotransferase has protein sequence MKEAIIIRGTAMVVQSGGPTAVINSSLAGLVTAIRKKADIPVYGAKGGLQGLLQNTFVRLDALSEQQLHNIKYTPGAVLGTCRLKVDEQHLKQIINVFKALNVRYFFYIGGNGSMHVAHQISIYARNNNYDLYTIGIPKSIDNDLHLIDHSPGYASAAKFLISCTRDITFDIASYELPKKVTILETMGRNTGWLAAACSLAANPQSNCQQLIYIPEVPFNMEQCLENIEKNKNNGAHTLLIVSEGIRDKNERLIGSDNILFDTLNRPKLGGVSYTLKQQIHQNLGISTRYIDTSIWQRCCTSCLSIVDVEEAYTLGMNAWEAVQNGNNNVMVTLIRQEGTSYAPVYGTVFLKNVVDVEKHFPIEWYNSTMNTIQGAFSNYLTPLLEEDVSPAQDYFFDKLVNI, from the coding sequence TTGAAGGAGGCGATTATTATTCGCGGAACTGCTATGGTTGTTCAATCAGGTGGCCCAACAGCCGTTATTAACAGCTCATTAGCTGGACTTGTTACCGCTATACGTAAAAAAGCTGATATTCCTGTTTATGGAGCAAAAGGCGGTCTTCAAGGCTTATTGCAAAACACCTTTGTTCGCCTTGATGCCCTTTCAGAGCAACAGCTTCATAACATTAAGTACACGCCAGGTGCAGTGCTTGGAACATGCCGATTAAAAGTAGACGAGCAACATTTAAAACAAATTATCAATGTATTTAAAGCTTTAAATGTCCGTTACTTTTTTTATATCGGTGGCAATGGCTCCATGCATGTTGCACATCAAATTAGCATATATGCTCGCAACAATAATTATGATTTGTATACGATTGGCATTCCGAAATCAATTGATAACGATTTACACTTGATTGATCATTCACCGGGTTATGCGAGTGCAGCGAAGTTTTTGATTTCTTGTACACGTGATATCACATTTGATATTGCTAGCTATGAGCTTCCTAAAAAAGTAACTATTTTAGAAACAATGGGACGCAACACAGGCTGGTTAGCTGCCGCTTGCTCATTGGCAGCAAACCCTCAGTCCAATTGCCAGCAGCTCATTTATATACCAGAAGTTCCGTTTAATATGGAGCAGTGCTTGGAAAATATCGAGAAAAATAAAAACAATGGTGCCCATACACTTCTTATTGTTTCTGAAGGTATTCGTGATAAAAACGAGAGATTAATCGGCTCAGATAATATCCTTTTTGATACGCTGAATAGACCGAAATTAGGTGGTGTATCTTACACGCTTAAACAACAAATTCATCAAAATCTCGGCATTTCAACTCGCTATATCGATACGAGCATTTGGCAAAGATGCTGCACGAGCTGTCTATCTATTGTCGATGTGGAAGAAGCGTATACTCTCGGTATGAACGCCTGGGAAGCTGTGCAGAATGGTAATAACAATGTCATGGTGACATTAATTCGCCAAGAAGGTACTAGTTATGCCCCTGTTTACGGCACAGTTTTCTTAAAAAATGTTGTAGATGTTGAAAAGCATTTCCCAATAGAATGGTACAACAGCACAATGAATACGATTCAAGGTGCATTTTCAAACTATTTAACTCCTCTTTTAGAGGAAGATGTCTCACCTGCTCAAGATTATTTCTTCGACAAGCTGGTGAATATATAA
- a CDS encoding transketolase, with protein sequence MSVINLLQEKATNARKDLLKVVHHAGAGHIGGPLSAIDILTTLYFNEMNVDPSNPKDAERDRFILSKGHSAIGLYAVLAERGYLPNEELFTFDSLNSRLQGHPDMKALPGIEMSTGSLGQGISAAVGMALGAKLQNQGFRTYCMIGDGESQEGQVWEAAFIAPKYNLDNLVVIVDYNKLQQYGWPGTDTERSAPNDLFEEKWLAFGWHVIRIDGHSYADILQAFEEAKSTKEKPTVIIADTVKGKGISFMEGNYLWHSKVPSDEELANALAELNAVGGL encoded by the coding sequence ATGTCAGTCATTAACTTACTACAAGAAAAGGCTACAAATGCACGAAAAGATTTATTAAAGGTTGTACATCATGCAGGAGCTGGGCATATTGGAGGCCCGCTATCTGCCATCGATATATTAACAACGCTCTATTTCAACGAGATGAATGTTGACCCAAGCAATCCAAAGGATGCTGAGCGGGACCGCTTCATCCTATCAAAGGGACACTCTGCCATTGGTTTATATGCGGTTCTTGCTGAACGAGGATACTTACCAAACGAGGAACTGTTTACTTTTGATTCTTTAAACTCTCGATTACAAGGACACCCTGATATGAAGGCCCTCCCAGGCATTGAAATGTCTACAGGCTCTTTAGGTCAAGGGATTTCAGCAGCAGTTGGTATGGCTTTAGGAGCGAAATTACAAAATCAGGGCTTCCGCACATATTGCATGATTGGTGATGGGGAATCACAGGAAGGTCAAGTATGGGAAGCTGCTTTCATTGCACCAAAGTACAACCTTGATAACCTTGTTGTTATTGTAGATTACAATAAATTACAGCAATACGGCTGGCCTGGAACAGATACAGAGCGCTCTGCACCGAACGACCTTTTCGAGGAAAAATGGCTTGCCTTTGGCTGGCATGTTATTCGTATTGATGGGCATTCTTATGCTGATATTTTACAAGCATTTGAGGAAGCAAAATCAACGAAGGAGAAGCCTACAGTAATTATTGCAGATACGGTCAAAGGAAAAGGGATTAGCTTCATGGAGGGCAACTATTTATGGCACTCTAAAGTTCCATCGGATGAAGAACTAGCAAATGCACTAGCGGAATTAAATGCTGTAGGAGGATTATAA
- a CDS encoding transketolase family protein codes for MKISELKKVSMRDTFSTALLEISQSDEKVYVLDGDLATSTKIDTVATKLPEKFLQMGIAEQNMLSVAAGLATTGLQPWVATFAAFMSKRALDQIQVQIAQPNLDVKMIGAYSGLLTGLTGKSHQALEDIAIFRTLANMTVLAPADAVETAAMIKWANEYNGPVYIRLARDNYPVIFDEQHQFEVGKGVQLREGTDLTIIATGTQTSRALEAAEILAEQNISAAVLHLPSIKPIDQEAIIQAAVRTGAIVTAEEHSIYGGLGSAVAEILAANEPTPIEFVGVKDRNSESADNDELLNKHELLPIHVAEAAKRVLARKR; via the coding sequence ATGAAAATTTCTGAACTTAAAAAGGTGTCAATGCGCGATACATTTAGTACGGCTCTATTAGAAATCTCACAATCTGATGAAAAGGTATATGTATTAGATGGTGACTTAGCGACATCAACAAAAATCGATACGGTGGCAACAAAATTGCCAGAGAAGTTTTTGCAAATGGGCATCGCCGAGCAAAATATGTTAAGCGTTGCGGCTGGATTAGCCACAACTGGACTACAGCCATGGGTGGCTACATTTGCTGCCTTTATGTCAAAACGTGCCCTTGATCAAATTCAAGTTCAAATTGCACAACCAAATTTAGATGTGAAAATGATTGGTGCATATAGCGGCTTACTAACAGGGCTAACGGGGAAATCCCATCAAGCCTTAGAGGATATTGCTATTTTCAGAACGCTAGCGAATATGACTGTACTCGCTCCTGCTGATGCAGTAGAAACAGCAGCGATGATTAAATGGGCAAATGAATATAACGGACCTGTCTATATTCGTTTAGCACGTGACAACTACCCAGTTATTTTTGATGAGCAACATCAATTCGAAGTAGGCAAAGGCGTTCAATTACGTGAAGGTACAGATTTAACAATTATAGCAACAGGAACGCAAACAAGCCGTGCATTAGAAGCAGCAGAAATTTTAGCAGAACAAAATATTTCAGCGGCTGTCTTGCATTTACCTTCAATTAAGCCAATTGATCAAGAGGCTATTATTCAAGCTGCTGTACGTACTGGCGCAATCGTCACGGCAGAGGAGCATAGCATTTACGGTGGTTTAGGCAGCGCTGTAGCTGAAATTTTAGCAGCCAACGAACCTACTCCAATCGAATTTGTTGGTGTCAAAGACCGTAATTCTGAATCAGCAGATAATGATGAGCTATTAAATAAACATGAATTATTACCTATACATGTAGCTGAAGCTGCGAAGCGTGTGTTAGCACGCAAACGTTAA